ACGCTCGACCTCGCGACGCAACACGGCGCGGAACTCGCCGCCGAGGTGAAGCGCCTCCTGGCCGGGAACTTCAAGCCCGTCGGCGGCCGCGTCACCGCGCGCACGAAGCGCATCGAGCTGCCCTTCGCGCCACTGCCCACGCGCGCCGAATGGGAGGCGCTCGCCGCGGGAAAGGCCGCGCCCGCCGCGTATCACGCGAAGCAGAACCTCGCGCGCCTCGACCGCGGCGAAAAGATTCCCACGCACCTGCCGTATCTCGTCGCCGCGTGGAGCTTCGGCGGCGACCTCGCGATGGTCTTCCTGCCCGGCGAGGTCGTGGTGGATTATTCGCTGCGGCTCAAGGAGGAGTTCGACCCGCGCCGCCTGTGGGTGAACGGCTACGCGAACGACGTGCCGTGCTACATCCCGTCCCGGCGCGTGCTCACCGAAGGCGGCTACGAGGGCGGCGGCGCGATGGTCTATTACGACCGGCCGACCCGCTTCGCGCCCGGGGTCGAGGACCTCATCATCGGCGCGGTGCGCGAGCTGGTGCCGGAGGAATTCCTGCTCACGGCGAAACAAGCCGAGTTCCCGCCGCCGCGCACCGCGGGCGAATCGCTCGGCTACTTCAAGACCAAGCCCGGCCTCGACATCGAGCTTGTCGCAGCCGAACCGCTCGTGCTCGACCCCGTGGCGATTGACTGGGGCACGGACGGCAAGCTTTGGGTCGTCGAGATGCGCGACTATCCGATGGGCATGGACGGCCACTGGAAACCCGGCGGCCGCGTGCGCCTGCTCGAATCCACGAAAGGCGACGGCCGCTTCGACAAGGCGACCGTGTTCCTCGACGGCCTGCCGTTCCCGACCGGTATCACCGCGTGGGGCAAGGGCGTGCTCGTCTGCGCCGCGCCGGACATTATCTTCGCCGAGGACACCAACGGCGACGGCGTCGCCGACCGCGTCGAGAAAGTGTTCACCGGTTTCATCACGGACAATTATCAGGCGCGCGTGAACTCGCTCAGCCTCGGGCTCGATAATTGGATCTACGGCGCGAACGGATCGCGCGGCGGCGTGATCGTCGGCACGGCTTCGAGCCACGCGTTCACCGGCAGGCCCGCCACCGCAAGCGTGGACATCCGCGGCCGCGACTTCCGCGTCAATCCGTTCACCGGCGTGTTCGAGCCCGTCAGCGGCCTGACGCAGCAGGGCCGCGTGCGCGACGATTTCGGAAACTGGTTCGGCTGCAACAACAGCCAGCTGCTGCTGAACTTCCCGCTCGCCGACCACTACATCCGCCGGAACCCGCTCGTGCCCGCGCCGAATCCGGCCGTCAGTGTCCCCTACTACAACGACTCCGACCGCCTCTACCCCATCAGCCGCCTGCTCGCGCGCTTCAACAATCCCGACTCAGCCAACCGCACCACGAGCGCATGCGGCCTCGGGCTGTATCGCGACGACCTGCTCGGCTCGACCTTTTCCGGCAATGCCTTCATCTGCGAGCCGGTGCATAACCTGGTCCACCGTCTCCGCCTCGAACCGGCGGGCACGACGTGGAGCGGTTTCCGCGCGGACGACGAGAAGGCGTCCGAGTTCCTCGCCTCGCGCGACAACTGGTTCCGTCCCGCGCAAGTCCGCACCGGACCCGATGGTGCGCTGTGGATCGTGGACATGTATCGCTACCTCATCGAGCACCCGCGCTGGGTTCCTCCCGGGCGCATGGCGGAGATTGACGCCCGCGCCGGCGCCGACGCGGGCCGCATCTATCGCATCGTGCCACGCGGGAAGAAACTGCGCCCCGTCGTGGACCTCACGAGGCTCGCGACGCCGCAACTCGTCGCCGCGCTCGACACGCCCAACGGCACGACGCGCGACCTCGTGCATCAGCAACTGTTGCTGCGCCGCGATGCCGCCGCCGTCTCGCCCCTCGAAGAACTCATCGGCCGCACCCCAAACCCCGCCGTGCAGGTGCAGGGCCTCGCCATCCTCGACGGGCTCGGCGAACTCTCGCGCGACCTGCTCGGCAAGGCGCTCGGCGCGGCCGACCCGCGCGTCCGCCGCGAAGCCGTCCGCCTCGCCGAGCCGCAGCGCATGAAGTCGCCGCCCGTCATTGCCGCGCTGTTGCGGCTCGTGGACGATCCCGACCCCGGCGTGCGCTTCCAACTCGCGCTGAGCCTCGGCGAATGGGACGACGACCGCGCCGCCGCCGCGCTTGGCCGCCTTGCGAAACAGAGCTTCGACGACGGCTGGTTGCGCGCGGCGCTGGTGACATCGGCCACACGCGACCCATTCGCGGTGATGAAGTCTGTCATCGAGGAGAAGTCCACCACACCCGCGCGCAACGAACTGCTCGCGCAGCTCACATCCACGGCCGCCGGCTCCATCGGCTCGTCGCCGGAACGCACGAAACAACTCGCCGATGCGCTCGGCTTGCGCGCGGGTGAATCGCCGGAGGAGTGGCAGCTCGTCGCGTTCAGCCAGTTCCTCGAACGACTCAGCCGGCCCACGAGCACGGGGCGGAGCGCCGCGTTGCACGCGGCCGAACAGTCAAAGCTCGTGGCCGGACTCGCCGCTTCACTCGCGCCCGCCGCCCGCAAACTGCTTGCGGACGGCAAGGCGACGGGCGAGTCGCGGCTCGCGGCACTTCGCTACCTCGGCCGCGATCCAACGCAACACGAGGCGGACTCGGCCGCGCTGCGCTCCCTGCTTGAGCCGGGCGCCGCGCCCGCGCTCCAACAGGCGGCAGTCTCCAGCCTCGGCCGCATCGGAGCCGCGGACGTGCCCGGGCTCTTTCTCACGTCGTGGCCGCGCGCGACCCCGACACTTCGCAGCGCGATGCTCGCCGCGCTGCTGGCCCGGGCGGACTGGACGGTCGCGTTGCTCGACGCCGTGGAGAAGGGCGTCGTTTCCGCCGGCGACGTGCCGGTGCAATCGCGTCAACAACTGGCGGCAAGCCCGGACAGTTCGGTTGCCGGCCGCGCCGCGAAGCTGGTGCCCGTGGCGCGCGTCTCGCGCGCCGAGGCGCTCGCGAAGTTCGCCGAAGTGCCCAAGCTCAAGGGCGACCCGGTCAAGGGCACGGCCATCTTCGACAAGCAGTGCGCGCAGTGCCACGAGATGCTCCGCGGCCACGGCCACGCGGTCGGCCCCGGCCTCACCGCGCTGTCCGACAAGAGCCCGCAGGATTTCCTCGTGGCCATCCTCGACCCGAATGCCGCCATTGAACCACGGTTCACCGCTTACTTTGTCGAGGCGAAAGACGGCCGCTCGTTCAGCGGGGTCATCACCGGCGAGACGGCGACGGGCCTGACCGTGATGCAGGCGGGTGGATTGAAGGAAACGCTGTTGCGCTCGGACATCGCGAGCATCCGCGCCTCGGAAATTTCGCTCATGCCCGAGGGACTCGAAGGGATGCTCACGCCGGAGGAGATGGCGGACCTCATCGCGTTCCTCAAAGCCGGCCGTGAGCGGTGACACTGCGCAACGTGAACACCAACGGCGAGCCCGCGCTCGTCGTGAAGATCGCGAGGCCGTCGCCACCCCGCGAGCTGTCCCACGCGATGCCCCGGCGCAACTTCGGCTTGTTCACCGGCCTTGTTCCCTGCCAAGGTTGCCGTCATGAGAATGGCCCCCGTCCATCTGCTTGCCCCGTCCCTCTTGATCACCGCCACCGTGGCGCGGGCCGCCGTCGCGGACGTTCCTGCCATTCCTCCCACGGCGGCCAATGTCGCCTACGCTGCGCCGGCGCATGAGCGGCAAGTGCTCGACATCTACGCGCCACCGGGCGCGAAAAACCTGCCCGTGGTTTTTTGGATCCACGGTGGCGGCTGGCAGGCGGGCGACAAGAGGAGCGTTCAACTCAAGCCGCAGACCTTCGTCGCGAAAGGCTTCGTGTTTGTGTCCACCAATTACCGGCTCCTGCCGGATGTCGAGATGCGGACGATTTTTCAGGACGTTGCAAAGTCGCTTGGCTGGGTGCACAAGCACATCGCGAAGCACGGCGGCGATCCGAACCGGATCCTCGTGATGGGCCACTCGGCCGGCGCGCAACTCGCCGCGCTGATGTGCACGGACGACCGCTACCTCAAGGCCGAGGGCGTGCCCTTCTCCGCGCTCAAGGGCTGCGTGCCCGTGGACGGCGACACTTACGACATCCCCGCCATGATCGACACCGCCGAGACGCGCCTGCGCGTCCACGGCATGCCGATGCCGAAATACGGCCATCGCCTCAAGTTCGGCAACGACGCGGCGCTGCACCGGGATTACTCCGCCGTCACGCACGCGACAAAGGGCAGGGGCATTCCGCCGTTCCTCATCCTTTACGTCGCCGACCATCCGGACAATTCAGCGCAGGCCCGCCGCTTCGAGTCCGTGCTCAAGGAGGCGGGTGTCACCGCGAAGGCCTTCGGCGGGCGCGAGACCAATCACACGCGCATCAACGCCGAACTCGGCGTGACCGATGACAGCCCCACCAAGGAGTTGTTCGCGTTCGTGGGCGAGTGCTTGAAGAAATAGCGCCGTCGTCGAATGAAAGGTTGCTTTGCGTTCTCCTGTGCGCTCGTTGCGCTCGCGTGCGGCCAATCCCAAGTCTCCGCCGCGCCTGCCAGGCCGAACATCATCCTCATCCTCGCCGACGACCTCGGCTATGGGGACGTGCAGTGCTACAACCCGCAACG
The Verrucomicrobiota bacterium genome window above contains:
- a CDS encoding c-type cytochrome; translation: MPDPAISLAKSAGDESNPRPTRSQRPAMRTPARLLLLAAGALVCAPCFAPAAPAPVPVGVAKVDITPDFPVRLSGYGNRRTESDGVEQRIFVKALVIGSDADGPALLLTVDNCGVPGSMREELIRRLATKSKVTAGHVAICSSHTHSAPMLAGVLPNLFSMDIPAGHRPNLERYTRELADKLEQAALAALNAREPAQLAFAQGKAGFAKNRRNPAGPVDHDVPLLRVTSPDGRLRAVLANYACHCTTLGGDFNKVCGDWASFAGDFIERDHPGATALIAIGCGADSNPQPRGTLDLATQHGAELAAEVKRLLAGNFKPVGGRVTARTKRIELPFAPLPTRAEWEALAAGKAAPAAYHAKQNLARLDRGEKIPTHLPYLVAAWSFGGDLAMVFLPGEVVVDYSLRLKEEFDPRRLWVNGYANDVPCYIPSRRVLTEGGYEGGGAMVYYDRPTRFAPGVEDLIIGAVRELVPEEFLLTAKQAEFPPPRTAGESLGYFKTKPGLDIELVAAEPLVLDPVAIDWGTDGKLWVVEMRDYPMGMDGHWKPGGRVRLLESTKGDGRFDKATVFLDGLPFPTGITAWGKGVLVCAAPDIIFAEDTNGDGVADRVEKVFTGFITDNYQARVNSLSLGLDNWIYGANGSRGGVIVGTASSHAFTGRPATASVDIRGRDFRVNPFTGVFEPVSGLTQQGRVRDDFGNWFGCNNSQLLLNFPLADHYIRRNPLVPAPNPAVSVPYYNDSDRLYPISRLLARFNNPDSANRTTSACGLGLYRDDLLGSTFSGNAFICEPVHNLVHRLRLEPAGTTWSGFRADDEKASEFLASRDNWFRPAQVRTGPDGALWIVDMYRYLIEHPRWVPPGRMAEIDARAGADAGRIYRIVPRGKKLRPVVDLTRLATPQLVAALDTPNGTTRDLVHQQLLLRRDAAAVSPLEELIGRTPNPAVQVQGLAILDGLGELSRDLLGKALGAADPRVRREAVRLAEPQRMKSPPVIAALLRLVDDPDPGVRFQLALSLGEWDDDRAAAALGRLAKQSFDDGWLRAALVTSATRDPFAVMKSVIEEKSTTPARNELLAQLTSTAAGSIGSSPERTKQLADALGLRAGESPEEWQLVAFSQFLERLSRPTSTGRSAALHAAEQSKLVAGLAASLAPAARKLLADGKATGESRLAALRYLGRDPTQHEADSAALRSLLEPGAAPALQQAAVSSLGRIGAADVPGLFLTSWPRATPTLRSAMLAALLARADWTVALLDAVEKGVVSAGDVPVQSRQQLAASPDSSVAGRAAKLVPVARVSRAEALAKFAEVPKLKGDPVKGTAIFDKQCAQCHEMLRGHGHAVGPGLTALSDKSPQDFLVAILDPNAAIEPRFTAYFVEAKDGRSFSGVITGETATGLTVMQAGGLKETLLRSDIASIRASEISLMPEGLEGMLTPEEMADLIAFLKAGRER
- a CDS encoding alpha/beta hydrolase produces the protein MLAPSLLITATVARAAVADVPAIPPTAANVAYAAPAHERQVLDIYAPPGAKNLPVVFWIHGGGWQAGDKRSVQLKPQTFVAKGFVFVSTNYRLLPDVEMRTIFQDVAKSLGWVHKHIAKHGGDPNRILVMGHSAGAQLAALMCTDDRYLKAEGVPFSALKGCVPVDGDTYDIPAMIDTAETRLRVHGMPMPKYGHRLKFGNDAALHRDYSAVTHATKGRGIPPFLILYVADHPDNSAQARRFESVLKEAGVTAKAFGGRETNHTRINAELGVTDDSPTKELFAFVGECLKK